A genomic window from Litoreibacter janthinus includes:
- a CDS encoding S-methyl-5'-thioadenosine phosphorylase: MADTMIGVIGGSGLYEIDGLENATWQSVETPWGAPSDAILTGKLDGVSMAFLPRHGRGHVHSPTTVPYRANIDALKRLGVTDVISVSACGSFREEMAPGDFVIVDQFIDRTFAREKSFFGTGCVAHVSVAHPTCPRLGAACLKAAKDTGITVHNGGTYLAMEGPQFSTLAESKMYRDSWGADVIGMTNMPEAKLAREAELCYASVAMITDYDSWHPDHGEVDVTQIIATLMGNASKARDMVAKLPTLLGAERDPCVHGCDRALEYAILTAPDARDKALIDKLDAVAGRVLA, from the coding sequence ATGGCAGACACAATGATCGGTGTGATCGGCGGCTCCGGCCTTTATGAAATTGACGGCTTGGAAAATGCCACGTGGCAAAGCGTCGAGACCCCGTGGGGCGCGCCATCTGACGCAATCCTGACCGGTAAGCTGGACGGGGTCAGCATGGCCTTCCTGCCGCGCCACGGGCGGGGGCATGTGCATTCGCCAACCACCGTCCCCTATCGCGCGAATATCGATGCACTGAAACGGTTAGGTGTGACGGATGTGATCTCTGTCTCCGCCTGCGGGTCCTTCCGCGAGGAAATGGCGCCGGGCGATTTCGTCATCGTCGACCAGTTCATCGACCGCACCTTCGCCCGCGAAAAGTCGTTCTTTGGCACCGGTTGTGTGGCCCATGTTTCGGTCGCACACCCGACCTGTCCGCGCCTTGGGGCCGCCTGCCTTAAAGCGGCCAAGGACACCGGCATCACCGTCCACAACGGCGGCACCTATCTGGCGATGGAGGGTCCGCAATTCTCGACCCTCGCGGAAAGCAAAATGTATCGCGACAGCTGGGGCGCGGATGTGATCGGCATGACCAACATGCCGGAGGCCAAGCTCGCCCGCGAGGCAGAGCTGTGCTACGCCAGCGTCGCCATGATCACCGACTATGACAGCTGGCACCCAGACCACGGCGAAGTGGACGTGACCCAGATCATCGCCACCCTGATGGGCAACGCCAGCAAGGCCCGCGACATGGTCGCCAAACTGCCAACCTTGCTTGGGGCCGAGCGCGACCCTTGCGTCCACGGCTGTGACCGTGCGCTGGAATACGCGATCCTCACCGCCCCCGACGCTCGAGACAAAGCCCTGATCGATAAGCTCGACGCTGTGGCGGGTCGCGTTCTTGCGTAA